One Pichia kudriavzevii chromosome 3, complete sequence genomic window carries:
- a CDS encoding uncharacterized protein (PKUD0C02120; similar to Saccharomyces cerevisiae YMR093W (UTP15); ancestral locus Anc_2.469), protein MSANRERVVLARNPSVPTQISPEQKFWKGFTSSQLVKEHNAITHIHFDPNSPHDFAVTSSTRIQVFSSKTRKVVKNFTRFKDTVYCGEFRNDGKLLVAGDASGLVQIFDAHHPRTLLVTITPSSHPTHITKFHPTINTQMLTCSDDRVARLYDISQSQKPIITFNNHDDYIRAGVFIPSSPNLIATGCYDNYLRIFDTRVGGSDPIIKFNQQSPVEDLLSTNSTNILSAGEGVVKHWDMVAGKLSKTLHNFNKTVTCLSSAGERGILVGSVDGHVKAFDTSTPNWDVKFGWKFGSGVLSCGVSPDFKHLVVGLNSGLLTIRTRKNANENINSTNNKQKNDKSHAFARMIRGAEFKGEGEHHIVDEKVKYKKLKPFEKDLNAFRWSDALNSALEEGIEREATVTCLEELKKKGKIRVALANRDETSLEPLLTWCLKSLDDPRNVNIITDYIVCILEMYDDLISRKPVLEEIVLSLQKRVEVEIRKAQDAERIIGMLELLSA, encoded by the coding sequence ATGTCGGCAAATAGAGAAAGAGTTGTACTGGCAAGGAATCCATCTGTGCCGACCCAAATTTCCCCAGAGCAAAAGTTCTGGAAAGGCTTTACAAGTTCACAACTTGTCAAAGAACATAACGCAATTACACATATTCATTTCGATCCAAATAGTCCACACGATTTTGCAGTCACCTCTTCTACTAGGATACAAGTTTTCTCTTCCAAAACCAGAAAAGTTGTTAAAAACTTTACTAGATTCAAGGACACTGTATACTGTGGGGAATTTAGAAACGATGGTAAGTTGTTAGTAGCTGGTGATGCTTCAGGATTAgttcaaatatttgatgCACATCACCCGAGAACTTTGCTTGTAACGATCACACCCTCTTCTCATCCCACACATATCACTAAATTCCACCCAACCATAAACACCCAAATGTTAACCTGTTCTGATGACAGGGTTGCTAGACTATATGATATCTCCCAATCCCAAAAACCAATCATAACTTTTAACAACCATGATGACTATATTAGAGCTGGTGTTTTTATTCCATCTTCTCCGAATTTAATTGCAACAGGTTGTTATGATAATTATCTTCGTATATTCGATACCAGGGTAGGTGGTAGTGATCCAATTATTAAGTTTAATCAACAATCTCCTGTCGAAGATCTTTTGTCTACAAACTCAACGAATATACTATCAGCGGGAGAAGGTGTTGTCAAACATTGGGATATGGTTGCTGGTAAACTATCAAAAACCTTGCATAATTTTAATAAAACCGTCACTTGCCTAAGTAGCGCAGGTGAAAGGGGTATTCTGGTCGGTTCTGTTGATGGCCATGTCAAGGCTTTTGATACAAGTACTCCAAACTGGGATGTCAAATTTGGCTGGAAATTTGGTTCTGGTGTTTTGAGCTGTGGTGTCTCTCCAGATTTCAAACACCTGGTTGTTGGTTTAAACTCCGGGCTACTAACTATCAGGACGAGAAAAAATGCCAATGAGAATATAAACAGTACTAATAACAAACAGAAAAACGACAAGTCACATGCATTTGCAAGGATGATTCGTGGTGCTGAATTCAAAGGTGAGGGAGAACATCATATTGTTGATGAGAAGGTTAAATATAAGAAACTAAAGCCCTTTGAAAAGGATTTGAATGCGTTTCGTTGGTCCGATGCACTTAATAGTGCCTTGGAAGAAGGTATAGAAAGGGAAGCTACAGTTACATGCcttgaagagttgaagaaaaaaggtAAAATTCGGGTGGCATTAGCTAATAGGGATGAAACTTCATTGGAACCCTTATTGACTTGGTGTTTGAAATCACTGGATGATCCCAGAAACGTTAATATAATCACCGATTATATTGTATGTATTTTGGAGATGTACGACGATTTGATTTCTAGAAAACCAGTATTGGAAGAGATTGTTTTAAGTCTTCAGAAAAGAGTTGAAGTTGAGATCAGAAAAGCTCAAGATGCTGAACGTATAATTGGTATGCTAGAATTACTCAGTGCTTAA
- a CDS encoding uncharacterized protein (PKUD0C02130; similar to Saccharomyces cerevisiae YMR114C; ancestral locus Anc_2.434): MCGRYALPIAPTTLPEYFGRQNLHVDQVVYSEKRTAHQYNIGPTAVVPVFILTSKTADKSGDINGYIEYMRWGLIPKWVKTRSDLRRKVGSTFNARVENLTSLSTWKSNVNNRCAVPVLGYYEWTHDKIKKPYYIKREDGELMFLAGLFSHGKLDNDTEETGSFTVITDDAPDYLKWLHPRMPIVLQPQDESFQKWIDPAVDIETALELNKKNHSSREALEWYAVDRNVGDSRSDDKSYVLPQRNLILNFFKTKAKTANSKKRSSNDGDGEKNKRPKIPKAE, encoded by the coding sequence ATGTGTGGCCGCTATGCCTTACCTATTGCTCCTACTACCTTACCTGAGTACTTTGGTCGACAGAATCTGCATGTTGACCAAGTCGTATATTCTGAAAAAAGAACGGCTCATCAATATAATATCGGACCAACTGCTGTTGTTCCGGTATTCATCCTTACGAGCAAAACTGCAGACAAAAGTGGTGATATAAACGGCTACATAGAGTATATGAGATGGGGACTTATACCCAAATGGGTCAAAACAAGATCGGACTTAAGAAGGAAAGTAGGGAGTACATTTAATGCCAGAGTTGAAAACTTGACAAGCCTCTCAACATGGAAAAGCAATGTGAATAACAGATGTGCAGTTCCCGTTTTGGGATATTACGAATGGACACAtgataaaataaagaaaCCATACTATatcaaaagagaagatGGTGAATTAATGTTTCTTGCCGGTTTGTTCAGCCATGGAAAATTGGACAATGACACCGAGGAGACCGGATCGTTTACGGTTATAACAGACGATGCTCCTGACTACCTTAAGTGGTTGCATCCTAGAATGCCTATTGTCTTGCAACCGCAAGATGaaagtttccaaaaatGGATCGATCCGGCCGTTGACATAGAGACTGCATTAgaattgaacaagaaaaaccatTCTAGCAGGGAAGCTCTCGAATGGTATGCTGTGGATAGAAATGTCGGCGACAGCAGGTCTGATGACAAGAGTTATGTGTTGCCACAGAGAAACCTTATACttaacttcttcaaaactaAAGCAAAAACTGCCAACTCAAAGAAGAGGTCTTCTAATGATGGCGATGGTGAAAAGAATAAGAGACCTAAAATTCCCAAAGCGGAATAA
- a CDS encoding uncharacterized protein (PKUD0C02140; similar to Saccharomyces cerevisiae YKL133C (YKL133C) and YMR115W (MGR3); ancestral locus Anc_2.433), translating to MLSSTTSLSRLSLRRSGVLSLFRNLRHYSDATPEDVKKQASLNQFQKQTENEASKERANPPVFFQSDKPPPEVFKDKTLEQPKKEPVLAGYEDVKQSKAITVIVYTLALLSVAFIFSDLIEAVTPANTDYISEEVLEIISKAIEAESDKNIAKAISYYIQALKQLDEEESEHITPCYTSCCVRIAQLYEHEKKFEKAIAIYKEVADSYLNAFTHRDDFKTLQEDKSFDFAILRSLTVAIRYAYLLNEKNNNDARELLMFNIIEAQKRVIEAYPPFMSVLNDINNRNILDIITSELEQSILHLPKSEQEAIIKKNSETPIELPLFTTEQTPENKILGLNVKAWPVFTRVLINAKDLYVNLSVEANDLSSAISNLTNNSIIIQRCFDHPSRLALTLTKLGVALQMTYQTLNKDFPVGKEIEIVQDNSPVKVDLSDPQLKDYVLNTTRAESSRIFTKVLSLCENMKKQEKLIKSNHLGQGVEQWEAMFKPALDRSEMVSSASLGLLNLQNGNTSEALKLLRRAKVLATKLHDDDYITDINDWISKVEN from the coding sequence ATGCTCTCCAGTACTACGTCGTTGAGTAGATTGTCTTTGAGGAGAAGTGGGGTGCTTTCTTTGTTTAGGAATCTCAGGCATTATAGTGATGCCACGCCGGAAGATGTCAAGAAACAAGCTTCACTGAACCAGTTTCAAAAACAGACTGAAAATGAAGCAAGCAAAGAAAGGGCTAACCCTCCTGTATTTTTCCAATCGGATAAACCACCTCCGGAGGTTTTCAAAGACAAGACTCTTGAAcaaccaaagaaagaaCCGGTTTTAGCTGGCTATGAAGATGTCAAGCAATCAAAGGCTATAACGGTGATAGTTTATACCTTAGCGCTTCTATCAGTTGCATTTATATTTAGTGACCTTATAGAAGCTGTGACTCCAGCAAACACCGACTATATCTCTGAGGAGGTCCTTGAAATTATCTCCAAGGCTATCGAAGCTGAATCGGATAAGAATATTGCTAAGGCAATTTCGTATTACATCCAAGCGTTAAAACAATTGGATGAGGAAGAAAGTGAACATATCACACCATGTTACACCTCTTGTTGTGTCAGAATTGCACAACTTTatgaacatgaaaaaaagtttgaaaaagccATTGCTATATACAAAGAAGTTGCAGATAGTTATTTGAACGCATTCACTCATAGAGACGATTTTAAGACTCTACAGGAAGACAAatcatttgattttgcaatCTTAAGGTCCTTAACTGTTGCAATCAGATATGCTTATTTActcaatgaaaaaaataacaatgacGCAAGAGAGCTTTTGATGTTTAACATCATTGAAGCTCAGAAAAGAGTGATTGAAGCATATCCACCTTTTATGTCTGTCTTGAACGATATAAATAACAGGAATATTCTTGACATTATCACTTCAGAGTTAGAGCAAAGCATCTTACATCTTCCAAAAAGTGAACAAGAAGCaatcatcaaaaagaaTTCTGAAACTCCCATTGAATTGCCCTTGTTCACGACCGAGCAGACGcctgaaaacaaaatattaGGATTGAATGTTAAGGCCTGGCCTGTATTCACCAGAGTGTTGATAAATGCCAAAGATTTGTATGTGAATTTGAGTGTAGAAGCTAATGATCTGAGTTCTGCAATTTCCAATTTAACCAACAATTCAATCATTATTCAAAGATGTTTTGATCATCCTTCGAGGTTAGCATTAACCTTGACTAAACTTGGGGTTGCTTTGCAAATGACATACCAAACATTAAATAAGGATTTTCCAGTAGGTAAGGAGATCGAAATCGTTCAGGATAACAGTCCAGTCAAAGTAGATTTGAGTGATCCGcaattgaaagattatGTTCTAAACACAACAAGAGCAGAATCGAGCAGGATCTTTACGAAAGTCCTTTCTTTATGTGAAAATatgaagaaacaagaaaagcTTATAAAATCCAACCATCTTGGACAAGGTGTTGAGCAATGGGAGGCTATGTTCAAACCTGCTTTGGACAGATCTGAAATGGTTTCCTCTGCATCTCTAGGATTGCTCAATTTACAAAACGGCAATACGAGTGAAGCTCTGAAGCTGTTAAGAAGAGCGAAGGTATTAGCTACTAAATTACACGATGACGACTATATTACCGATATCAATGATTGGATCAGTAAGGTCGAAAACTAA
- a CDS encoding uncharacterized protein (PKUD0C02150; similar to Saccharomyces cerevisiae YIL090W (ICE2); ancestral locus Anc_2.293), whose amino-acid sequence MSNRSSPSSEIQPAVATVERTPSAGSIRSTSSTNHTRKVKVNETLIQLLRVLFSTIYLIYIVLTIPLSFEVGGVNCGLSYSLTILILYFCLATLRVLKYHRFISSFLYYLQHLLLPTLLSFFLTVFNDDPTVNYNQSIFHEVWWIYVINFWKFFLINSTPLFTILEGFCSLLSIQAIGQLFKYFIKNKSDTWSIINLILSSCILSTSIYFAGKIYVSPLLDLEHVGLISASLLGCVFTLTILITFYAIYFNRATTLESSLMVGYIVKCCYELFPDLSETNINSLFKFVFNEFEKIDKQAKQSFTINGTDFFGHFKWMKVVDFFSRVWKHEDIANHPLTTKINAKLPYFSEKILNFLKIVKKNGNLLIKLILEHFPRSFEPLWDFVKISINNLTFSILMQLAYRIGVFFAATKIIPILSPVNKVPNTSSQPSTSSRLIYLYSPCIIIAVYTNLMIQYNYEIDKETHFFSWFHYKVMELLHSSSTITSASHAITKTATITTTGTTTGNIVSSGINSSVSQNLFSSIHSWQFWNWVNIFAVLLLYFSELVSYDPEDSALTDHWN is encoded by the coding sequence ATGAGCAATCGATCGTCGCCTTCATCAGAGATTCAACCTGCTGTGGCTACAGTCGAACGTACACCTTCCGCGGGAAGCATCAGGTCTACATCTTCCACAAATCATACACGCAAAGTGAAGGTCAATGAAACTTTAATTCAACTATTAAGGGTACTATTTTCCACAATTTATCTTATATATATTGTCCTTACTATCCCTCTCAGTTTTGAGGTTGGCGGGGTCAATTGTGGATTGAGTTATTCTTTGAccattttgattttatatttttgtcTTGCTACATTGAGGGTTTTAAAGTATCACCGTTTCATATCGAGTTTCTTATATTACTTACAGCATTTGTTATTGCCTACATTGTtatccttttttttaactGTTTTCAATGACGACCCAACTGTAAATTACAATCAATCTATATTCCATGAAGTATGGTGGATATACGTTATCAACTTCTGGAAATTctttttgatcaattcaaCTCCTTTGTTTACCATTCTGGAAGGTTTCTGTTCTCTTCTCTCTATTCAAGCGATTGGTCAACTTTTTAAATATTTTATTAAGAACAAGTCAGATACATGGTCAATTATAAATCTCATTTTGAGCTCGTGCATTTTATCCACTAGTATTTATTTCGCAGGTAAAATATATGTTTCACCGTTGCTTGATTTGGAACATGTGGGCTTGATAAGCGCATCACTTCTTGGGTGTGTATTCACATTGACAATTTTAATTACATTTTATGCGATATATTTTAACAGAGCAACTACATTGGAAAGTTCTTTAATGGTTGGGTATATTGTCAAATGCTGTTATGAGTTATTCCCAGATTTATCTGAAACAAACATAAACTCTCTGTTTAAGTTTGTTTTTaatgagtttgaaaaaattgataaacAAGCAAAACAATCTTTTACTATAAATGGTACTGATTTCTTTGGTCATTTTAAGTGGATGAAAGTAGTCGATTTCTTTTCCAGAGTTTGGAAACATGAAGATATAGCTAATCATCCATTAACTACAAAGATTAACGCCAAACTACCATATTTTTCAGAGAAAATTCtaaattttctaaaaattGTTAAAAAGAACGGAAACTTACTGATAAAACTCATTCTGGAACACTTTCCAAGATCTTTTGAACCATTGTGGgattttgtcaaaatttcaataaacaatttgacattttccattttaaTGCAGTTAGCTTATCGAATCGGAGTTTTCTTTGCGGCAACAAAAATCATACCCATTTTGTCTCCGGTGAATAAAGTGCCCAACACTTCATCACAACCTTCGACTTCAAGTAGACTCATCTACCTATATTCTCCATGTATTATTATTGCAGTATACACAAATTTAATGATCCAATACAACtatgaaattgataaagaaacacattttttttcatggtTTCATTATAAGGTGATGGAACTGTTACATTCCTCATCCACTATTACCTCAGCGTCACATGCAATCACAAAAACTGCTACAATAACCACTACTGGGACCACTACGGGGAATATAGTTTCGTCAGGTATCAATTCATCTGTATCCCAAAATCTTTTCAGTTCAATACATTCATGGCAGTTTTGGAATTGGGTCAACATTTTTGCTGTATTGTTGCTGTACTTTTCAGAATTAGTCAGCTATGATCCCGAAGACAGTGCATTGACAGATCACTGGAACTAA
- a CDS encoding uncharacterized protein (PKUD0C02160; similar to Saccharomyces cerevisiae YIL091C (UTP25); ancestral locus Anc_2.292), whose translation MSGENAVGVKRQKTKFGRSQLRNVTRTTRRPNQEDPHVSSGNSDNDEDMENYDNESEDDDEVKRKVTIATKRNNRNENAFAYSALVTLLKSEHEEGNDDDDDGDDDGADAEEKRKATGIIEADDDADDNDDKENKGDFEEDLLDDEEKAQDDIDVLNKYDSFNLHFNQEEEIAKVIDKYESLSSGKKSVKLIGKEEIANSEEKYFKYRYGYPSVNPELVASSKSGTTLSKKLKYHNVKKRVVEHFEKMDVESLDTSLIESMITYETINFQYLNNERIKEKYQDYYLLHVMNHLTKTRDRVLNNNEKKALYEKKMREGADVGEEPEFRDQGYTRPKILILLPSRNFAYTLVTKLINTLQMESVENKRKFKTQFYDDSKVSDRVFHSKPKDFEEHFDGNTNDMFVLGIKYTRKTLKLYSPLEQSDIIIASPIGLLRLFDKINTKAPKKKLDKVNKENDIGLKNNFLSSIEICILDKAEGMMMQNWGNVTDLLNKHLNATPKDFMNVDFSRIRMWAINGQSEYLTQIMTFSKYSTPEMISLVKRSKNLMSGSTSFVPIEERSVIDSLNYKMYQMGLINKYERLKQVFMRFEIDLKNLIDEPNKRFEFFKNVILPQIQNKSSYKYGTLIYIPNYFDYLRIKKFLNDETSVSFVAIDEYLSTSKLTRNRALFHNKSPHARIMLYTERLHFYKRFDIKGVRNVVFYQLPTDPDFYQQVLEFIGNEKLRVNAAKAKLPPKSSIENQNDNDDEDDDDDDEDDSDEDVDLNMCMVRTIYSKLDAMRFSAIVGSSNASKLSNGESEITEFS comes from the coding sequence ATGAGTGGTGAGAATGCTGTAGGGGtaaaaagacaaaagaCAAAATTCGGGAGGTCGCAATTGAGAAATGTTACCAGGACAACTCGGAGACCTAATCAAGAAGATCCCCATGTAAGTAGTGGAAATAGTGATAACGACGAAGATATGGAGAACTACGATAACGaaagtgaagatgatgatgaagttaaACGTAAGGTAACGATTGCGACGAAGAGAAATAACAGGAACGAGAATGCTTTTGCTTATTCTGCATTAGTTACGTTGCTAAAGTCTGAACATGAGGAAggaaatgatgatgatgacgatggTGACGATGATGGTGCTGatgctgaagaaaaaaggaaggCCACTGGAATTATTGAGGCGGATGATGATGctgatgataatgatgacaaagaaaacaagggagattttgaagaagatttattagatgatgaggagaagGCCCAGGATGATATCGATGTTTTAAATAAATACGATTCTTTCAACCTGCATTTTaaccaagaagaagagataGCTAAAGTGATTGATAAGTATGAATCGCTTTCAAGCGGTAAAAAGTCTGTGAAGTTGATTGGGAAGGAAGAAATCGCTAATAGTGAGGAGAAGTATTTCAAATATAGATATGGATATCCTTCAGTAAATCCAGAACTTGTTGCAAGCTCCAAATCTGGAACCACGTTGtcaaaaaagttgaaataTCATAATGTCAAAAAAAGAGTTGTTGAacattttgagaaaatggaTGTTGAATCATTGGATACATCATTGATTGAATCTATGATAACTTATGAAACtataaattttcaatatttaaaCAATGAACGTATTAAAGAGAAATATCAAGACTATTATCTACTACATGTCATGAATCATCTTACCAAGACCAGAGATCGTGTTTTAAATAACAACGAAAAGAAAGCACTCTacgagaaaaaaatgagagaaGGTGCAGATGTTGGAGAAGAGCCTGAATTCAGAGACCAAGGGTATACTAGACCTAAAATCTTGATTTTATTACCATCTCGAAACTTTGCATACACTTTAGTCACTAAACTAATAAATACTTTGCAAATGGAAAGTGTcgaaaataaaagaaaattcaaaacacAATTTTATGATGATTCTAAAGTTAGTGATCGAGTTTTCCattcaaaaccaaaagattttgaagagcATTTTGATGGTAACACCAATGATATGTTTGTTCTTGGAATTAAATATACACGTAAAACATTAAAATTATATTCGCCATTAGAACAATCCGATATCATAATTGCATCTCCTATAGGGTTATTAAGACTATttgacaaaatcaacacaAAAgcaccaaagaaaaagttggATAAAGtcaacaaggaaaatgatattggtttgaagaataattTCCTAAGTTCCATTGAAATTTGCATTCTAGATAAGGCTGAAGGTATGATGATGCAAAATTGGGGGAATGTGACTGATCTTCTAAATAAGCATCTAAATGCTACTCCTAAGGATTTCATGAACgttgatttttcaagaatcaGAATGTGGGCTATCAATGGACAGAGTGAGTACTTGACCCAAATTATGACGTTTAGTAAATATAGTACACCTGAAATGATATCTTTAGTTAAAAGAAGCAAGAATCTAATGAGTGGGTCGACGTCATTTGTTCCAATTGAGGAAAGGTCGGTCATTGATTCATTGAATTATAAAATGTACCAGATGGGATTAATTAATAAATATGAAAGATTGAAGCAAGTGTTTATGAGATTTGAAATCGATTTAAAGAACTTAATTGATGAGCCAAATAaaagatttgaatttttcaaaaatgttatACTTCcacaaattcaaaataagAGCAGTTATAAATATGGTACATTAATTTACATACCAAATTACTTTGATTATTTGCGTATcaagaaatttttgaatgaCGAAACAAGTGTATCGTTTGttgcaattgatgaatatttAAGCACAAGTAAACTAACCAGAAATAGAGCATTATTCCATAATAAATCGCCACACGCCCGGATAATGTTGTACACGGAAAGGTTGCATTTCTATAAGCGTTTTGATATCAAAGGTGTGAGAAACGTAGTATTCTATCAGCTACCAACAGACCCTGATTTCTACCAACAAgttcttgaatttattgGTAACGAAAAACTTAGAGTGAATGCAGCAAAGGCAAAGCTACCACCAAAGAGTAGTATcgaaaatcaaaatgataatgatgatgaggatgatgatgatgatgatgaggatgattCTGATGAAGACGTTGATTTGAACATGTGCATGGTGAGGACAATTTACAGTAAGCTGGATGCTATGCGATTCAGTGCGATTGTAGGATCTAGCAATGCTAGTAAACTCTCCAATGGAGAATCAGAAATAACAGAAtttagttga
- a CDS encoding uncharacterized protein (PKUD0C02170; similar to Saccharomyces cerevisiae YNL024C-A (KSH1); ancestral locus Anc_2.291), with product MSALFNFASLLQVIVLLICTSTYVHSIWPTVLDRNKTGIMGVFWKCARIGERMSPYVCISCFVIAVNQLIS from the exons ATG TCTGCCTTGTTCAACTTTGCCTCTCTATTACAAGTAATTGTTTTGTTAATCTGTACATCCACGTACGTCCATTCTATCTGGCCCACTGTTCTGGATAGAAACAAAACCGGAATCATGGGTGTGTTTTGGAAATGTGCCCGTATCGGCGAAAGGATGTCTCCATACGTTTGCATCTCTTGTTTTGTAATTGCTGTTAACCAACTTATCAGTTAG
- a CDS encoding uncharacterized protein (PKUD0C02180; similar to Saccharomyces cerevisiae YCR095C (OCA4); ancestral locus Anc_6.377): protein MNDGLFELDMEMNTSLGEEEKEPILETEEDIYDRYVPTDERIVKEYMNRLETSEEKEQHIEVVGDNIRFLNTIEGIYTPPENFARVCEGVYRSSFPRIENFPYLKTLNLKSIVCLIPEEYPVENTRFNEINGIKMYQIGLSGNKEPFVKIKPELVTEAIKILIDPSNQPVLIHCNRGKHRTGCIVGCVRKLQKWSYSMIFDEYRRFAYPKERPLDQQFIEMYNDNEIQEYIKEKGLSIEW from the coding sequence ATGAACGATGGACTGTTTGAGCTAGACATGGAAATGAACACCAGTCTAGGTGAGGAGGAGAAAGAGCCTATTCTTGAgacagaagaagatatcTATGACCGATACGTCCCCACAGATGAGAGAATTGTAAAGGAATACATGAATCGATTGGAGACAAGTGAGGAAAAGGAGCAACATATTGAGGTTGTTGGAGACAATATTAGATTTTTGAATACTATCGAAGGGATATATACCCCACCAGAGAACTTTGCGAGAGTATGTGAGGGGGTGTATCGGTCATCCTTCCCACGTATTGAGAACTTTCCCTACTTAAAGACACTAAATTTGAAGTCCATAGTATGTCTAATACCTGAAGAGTATCCTGTGGAAAACACCAGATTTAATGAAATAAATGGTATCAAGATGTACCAGATTGGACTGAGTGGGAATAAGGAGCCGTTTGTCAAGATAAAGCCAGAATTAGTGACAGAGGCCATCAAGATATTAATCGATCCAAGCAACCAGCCAGTTTTGATCCACTGTAACAGGGGTAAACATAGAACCGGATGTATTGTTGGGTGTGTACGAAAGTTGCAGAAATGGTCGTACTCGATGATTTTCGACGAATATAGACGGTTTGCGTATCCAAAGGAGAGGCCGTTGGACCAGCAGTTTATCGAAATGTACAATGACAATGAGATACAGGAGTATATTAAAGAGAAGGGGCTCAGTATAGAGTGGTAG
- a CDS encoding uncharacterized protein (PKUD0C02190; similar to Saccharomyces cerevisiae YIL087C (AIM19); ancestral locus Anc_2.297), with protein sequence MSELPIDTSKAPSFVHQWGLSPAPAWAFATVLAASPAFRPVLEAPQTVQSSSGLYKSAPKVVSPYPSTPQVALFTAFSALGGFMIYDNDPTNGSAVVGVWSLLYFMANVKKSMWNLKLYPKALTSLALVNSVFYGGKFLNVI encoded by the coding sequence ATGTCCGAACTACCAATTGACACGTCCAAGGCTCCCTCCTTTGTTCACCAATGGGGGTTATCACCAGCACCTGCATGGGCTTTTGCTACCGTCCTAGCTGCATCGCCAGCCTTCCGACCTGTTCTAGAGGCTCCTCAAACAGTCCAATCCTCATCGGGCTTGTACAAGTCGGCTCCTAAAGTCGTCAGCCCTTATCCGTCGACCCCGCAGGTTGCACTCTTCACAGCCTTCTCAGCCCTAGGCGGGTTCATGATCTACGACAATGACCCAACCAACGGCTCCGCCGTTGTTGGAGTCTGGTCGTTGCTCTACTTTATGGCAAACGtcaagaaatcaatgtGGAACCTCAAACTTTACCCAAAGGCGTTGACATCTTTGGCCTTGGTCAATTCGGTTTTCTACGGTGGGAAATTCTTAAACGTTATATAG
- a CDS encoding uncharacterized protein (PKUD0C02200; similar to Saccharomyces cerevisiae YNL031C (HHT2); ancestral locus Anc_2.298) yields MARTKQTARKSTGGKAPRKQLASKAARKSAPTSGGVKKPHRYKPGTVALREIRRFQKSTELLIRKLPFQRLVREIAQDFKTDLRFQSSAIGALQESVEAYLVSLFEDTNLCAIHAKRVTIQKKDIQLARRLRGERS; encoded by the coding sequence ATGGCTAGAACCAAGCAAACTGCAAGAAAATCCACCGGTGGTAAGGCACCAAGAAAGCAATTAGCTTCCAAGGCTGCAAGAAAGTCTGCACCAACATCTGGTGGTGTCAAGAAGCCTCACAGATACAAGCCAGGTACTGTTGCTTTAAGAGAAATTAGAAGATTCCAAAAGTCGACTGAATTGTTAATCAGAAAGTTGCCTTTCCAAAGATTGGTTAGAGAAATTGCCCAAGATTTCAAGACTGACTTGAGATTCCAATCTTCTGCTATTGGTGCTTTACAAGAATCCGTCGAAGCTTACCTAGTTTCCCTTTTCGAAGACACCAACTTGTGTGCTATTCACGCCAAGAGAGTCACCATCCAAAAGAAGGATATCCAATTAGCAAGAAGATTAAGAGGTGAAAGATCCTAA